In Paenibacillus kyungheensis, the following are encoded in one genomic region:
- the uraA gene encoding uracil permease — translation MQREIQVNEKLPLFQGLLLSLQHLFAMFGSTVLVPNLFHVDPGMILLMNGIGTLLYIWICRGKIPAYLGSSFAFIAPVTLVLTKYGFDENGYSLALGAFIITGVIFALVALIVKYAGTRWLDIVFPPAAMGAIVALIGLELIPVAAQMAGFIAPSGTDASTWAPDMKVITLSLITLGVTLLGAVTFRGFPKIIHILIGIAVGYGLAFPMGLVDTTKIHEASFIQLPQVVTPSFNWSVILTIIPVALVVIVEHVGHLLVTSNIVGKNLSKDPGLHRSLLGNGISTILSGFVGSTPNTTYGENIGVMALTKVYSIYVIAGAAVFAIVLSFSGTFTGAISAIPQPVMGGVSLLLFGVIAASGLRILVEQKVDYSKAQNMLLTTMVLITGLSGATLKFGSVELKGMALATIVGIVLSLFFRLLHVTGLSNDKDDPSLPAKNPD, via the coding sequence GTGCAGCGTGAAATTCAAGTGAATGAGAAACTGCCTTTATTTCAGGGATTGCTGTTAAGCTTACAGCATCTTTTTGCTATGTTCGGAAGTACTGTTCTTGTTCCTAATCTATTCCATGTTGATCCAGGTATGATTTTATTGATGAATGGTATAGGAACCCTGCTTTACATTTGGATCTGTCGGGGCAAAATTCCGGCTTATCTCGGTTCTAGTTTTGCTTTTATCGCTCCAGTTACCCTTGTTTTGACCAAATACGGATTTGATGAGAATGGATATTCTCTAGCTTTAGGTGCTTTTATTATAACAGGAGTTATCTTTGCACTAGTCGCTCTTATTGTAAAATATGCTGGTACACGCTGGTTAGATATTGTATTCCCACCAGCAGCGATGGGCGCTATTGTGGCTTTGATCGGACTTGAACTGATTCCGGTTGCTGCACAAATGGCTGGATTTATAGCTCCTTCAGGTACAGATGCAAGTACATGGGCTCCTGATATGAAAGTCATTACGTTATCGCTGATTACACTGGGAGTTACCCTGCTAGGTGCAGTAACGTTTCGTGGATTTCCCAAAATCATACATATTCTAATTGGTATTGCTGTTGGTTATGGACTCGCTTTTCCGATGGGATTAGTCGATACCACCAAAATTCATGAAGCAAGCTTTATCCAATTACCACAGGTTGTGACACCTTCATTTAACTGGTCTGTTATTTTGACTATTATTCCAGTGGCATTAGTTGTTATTGTAGAACATGTAGGTCACTTGCTAGTCACCAGTAATATTGTCGGCAAAAATTTATCCAAAGATCCAGGGCTACATCGTTCCTTATTAGGTAATGGTATTTCTACGATCTTATCCGGGTTTGTCGGTTCTACACCGAATACTACTTATGGTGAAAATATCGGTGTTATGGCGTTGACCAAAGTGTACTCTATTTATGTGATTGCAGGTGCAGCGGTATTCGCTATCGTATTATCATTCTCAGGTACATTTACAGGAGCAATCTCTGCTATTCCTCAACCGGTTATGGGCGGTGTTTCTCTACTGCTATTTGGAGTTATTGCTGCGTCTGGTCTACGTATTCTGGTCGAGCAAAAAGTCGATTATTCCAAAGCGCAAAATATGCTACTTACTACTATGGTACTGATTACAGGTCTAAGCGGAGCGACTTTGAAATTTGGCTCTGTAGAGTTAAAAGGCATGGCACTTGCTACGATTGTAGGTATTGTACTGAGTTTGTTTTTCCGTTTGCTACATGTAACCGGATTATCGAATGATAAAGACGATCCATCTTTGCCAGCCAAAAATCCAGATTGA
- the dtd gene encoding D-aminoacyl-tRNA deacylase, whose product MRVVVQRCKHASVTVNEEIVGQIGKGLMVLVGVTHTDTIEDAKYLAGKVAGIRIFEDEQGKMNLGLQDIGGEVLSVSQFTLYGDCRKGKRPGFSDAARPEVATPIYEAFNEALCSLGVGVETGIFGADMDVSLTNWGPVTLIIDSPAAKN is encoded by the coding sequence ATGAGAGTAGTCGTTCAACGTTGCAAACATGCTTCTGTCACTGTAAATGAAGAAATTGTCGGGCAGATTGGTAAAGGATTAATGGTGTTAGTCGGTGTTACTCATACGGATACGATCGAAGATGCGAAGTATCTTGCAGGCAAAGTAGCAGGCATTCGTATTTTTGAAGATGAGCAAGGTAAAATGAATCTAGGTCTACAAGATATCGGTGGTGAAGTATTATCGGTATCCCAGTTTACGTTATATGGAGATTGCCGCAAAGGAAAGCGCCCGGGGTTCAGTGATGCTGCACGTCCTGAAGTCGCTACCCCTATCTATGAAGCGTTTAACGAGGCTTTATGCAGTCTAGGCGTAGGTGTAGAAACAGGAATATTTGGCGCAGATATGGATGTATCTCTGACCAATTGGGGACCAGTAACATTGATTATTGATAGCCCTGCTGCTAAAAATTAA
- a CDS encoding RelA/SpoT family protein — translation MGIERLLEKASAYIKEKDLHRIREAYEFADQAHHGQVRKSGEPYILHPLAVADIVVGMEMDTISIIAALLHDVVEDTTVSLDEIRTRFGDNCAMLVDGLTKLERIKFRSKEEQQNENYRKMFIAMAQDIRVIVIKLADRLHNMRTLKYQSEESQRRIAYETLEIFCPVAHRLGISAIKWEMEDIALRYLNPQQYYRIANLMHKKRAEREQYIDNVIGRINEKLSEMGVEADLSGRPKHIYSVYQKMTIKNKQFNEIYDLLAIRIIVDNIKDCYATLGIIHTLWKPMPGRFKDYIAMPKTNMYQSLHTTVVGPNGEPTEVQIRTWDMHRTAEFGIAAHWAYKEGTTGTIENKVPFFKEILELQHEAKDASEFVESLKMDFFSDLVFVFTPKGEVIELPIGSVPLDFAYRIHTEVGNRTIGAKVNGRIVPLDHRLKTGDIIEILTSKHSYGPSQDWLKIAQSSHARSKIKQWFKKEKREENVEKGRDALEREIKRLNLEPSVWLTDDKLVEVGKKFAFHDSEDMLSAIGFGGITAAQVCTRLTEKLRKEQEESAIIELSEQVKEVKTAPEEKRPRPTNGVSVKGIDNLLVRFARCCNPVPGDDIVGYVTRGRGVSIHRSDCTNVPDVSDNSEAARIIEVGWENAVESNYSVDIEITGHDRRGLLNEVLQTVAENKTNISAVSGRSDKNKMAMIHMTILIRNTDHLQSVVDKIKRIQDVYTVHRIMQ, via the coding sequence ATGGGCATAGAGCGATTACTTGAAAAGGCGTCCGCCTACATTAAAGAAAAGGATCTTCACCGCATACGGGAAGCCTATGAGTTTGCTGATCAAGCCCATCACGGCCAGGTGCGGAAGTCAGGAGAACCTTATATTTTGCATCCTTTGGCGGTTGCAGATATTGTTGTTGGCATGGAAATGGATACGATCTCCATTATCGCCGCACTTCTGCATGATGTTGTTGAAGATACCACCGTATCCCTTGATGAAATTCGTACCCGGTTTGGCGATAATTGTGCCATGCTGGTTGATGGTCTAACCAAGCTAGAACGAATTAAATTCCGCTCCAAAGAAGAACAACAAAATGAGAATTACCGTAAAATGTTTATCGCAATGGCGCAAGATATCCGCGTAATTGTAATCAAGCTGGCTGACCGTCTGCATAATATGCGTACGCTCAAATACCAATCCGAAGAAAGCCAACGCCGGATTGCGTACGAAACGCTTGAAATTTTCTGTCCTGTTGCTCATCGTCTGGGTATTTCGGCGATTAAATGGGAAATGGAAGATATTGCACTTCGTTACTTGAATCCACAACAGTACTATCGTATTGCTAATTTGATGCACAAAAAACGTGCTGAACGTGAACAATATATCGATAATGTTATCGGTCGTATTAATGAAAAGCTATCAGAGATGGGTGTAGAAGCTGACCTTTCCGGTAGACCGAAACATATCTATAGTGTGTATCAAAAAATGACGATCAAAAATAAACAATTTAATGAAATCTATGATCTGCTGGCGATCCGTATTATCGTAGATAATATTAAAGATTGTTATGCAACACTCGGTATTATTCATACCTTATGGAAGCCGATGCCTGGTCGATTTAAAGACTATATCGCGATGCCTAAAACAAATATGTATCAGTCTTTGCATACTACCGTTGTAGGACCAAATGGTGAACCTACAGAAGTACAGATTCGTACATGGGATATGCACCGCACCGCTGAATTTGGTATTGCGGCTCACTGGGCATACAAAGAAGGCACAACAGGTACAATCGAAAATAAAGTTCCTTTTTTCAAAGAAATTCTCGAATTACAGCATGAAGCGAAAGATGCTTCTGAATTTGTAGAATCCCTTAAAATGGACTTTTTCTCTGATCTAGTGTTTGTATTTACACCAAAAGGCGAGGTCATTGAATTACCAATCGGTTCAGTACCGCTAGATTTTGCTTACCGTATTCATACCGAAGTGGGGAATCGAACGATTGGTGCTAAAGTCAACGGTCGTATTGTACCGCTCGATCACCGCTTAAAAACAGGCGATATTATTGAAATTTTGACTTCCAAACATTCATATGGCCCAAGTCAAGATTGGCTCAAAATTGCACAGTCTTCTCATGCACGTAGCAAAATTAAGCAATGGTTCAAAAAAGAAAAACGTGAAGAGAATGTAGAAAAAGGTCGCGATGCATTAGAACGTGAAATCAAACGCCTAAATCTGGAGCCTTCTGTCTGGTTAACCGATGATAAGTTAGTCGAAGTCGGTAAAAAGTTTGCCTTTCATGATAGCGAAGATATGTTATCTGCTATAGGATTTGGCGGCATTACAGCAGCTCAAGTCTGTACACGTTTAACTGAAAAATTGCGTAAAGAACAAGAAGAATCTGCAATTATTGAACTGAGCGAACAGGTTAAAGAAGTCAAAACAGCACCGGAAGAAAAACGTCCACGTCCAACCAATGGCGTGAGCGTCAAAGGTATTGATAATCTATTAGTTCGTTTTGCTCGATGTTGTAATCCAGTTCCAGGTGATGATATTGTCGGTTATGTTACACGCGGACGGGGTGTCTCGATTCACCGTAGCGATTGTACCAATGTGCCTGATGTCAGTGATAACAGTGAAGCAGCACGTATTATCGAAGTCGGCTGGGAAAATGCAGTCGAATCGAACTACAGTGTTGATATTGAAATTACCGGTCATGATCGCCGTGGATTGCTAAATGAAGTGTTGCAGACAGTAGCTGAAAATAAAACCAATATTTCGGCTGTGTCTGGACGTTCAGACAAAAACAAAATGGCAATGATTCATATGACGATTCTGATTCGTAATACCGATCATTTGCAATCGGTTGTTGATAAAATCAAACGAATCCAAGATGTATATACCGTTCACCGGATTATGCAGTAA